Proteins from one Deinococcus sp. AB2017081 genomic window:
- a CDS encoding TerC family protein, which translates to MAEFLHVLSTPAGWVGILSLTLLELVLGIDNIVFITLLASRLPRSQQALARTVGLGLAVVTRIALLTGIAWLTRLSQPLFSVFGHAVSVHDLVLIAGGLFLMVKSVRELSRMAADPLGTGTAQVGQVSLASVILQIPLIDIVFSLDSVVTAIGVSGVVPVMVTAVVIAVVIMIVASGPISAFLDTHPPLKLLAAAFLLLVGSNLVGDAFGVGVPSGYLYFTMLFAGIVMLFTVRAARTVRAQYVEQAREDVRREHAAPGDR; encoded by the coding sequence ATGGCCGAGTTCCTGCACGTCCTGAGCACGCCGGCCGGATGGGTGGGCATCCTCAGCCTGACGCTGCTGGAGCTCGTCCTGGGCATCGACAACATCGTGTTCATCACGCTGCTCGCGTCGCGGCTGCCCAGATCGCAGCAGGCCCTGGCCCGCACGGTCGGCCTGGGGCTCGCGGTCGTCACCCGGATCGCGCTCCTGACCGGCATCGCGTGGCTGACGCGGCTGTCGCAGCCGCTGTTCAGCGTGTTCGGGCACGCCGTCAGCGTCCACGACCTCGTGCTGATCGCCGGCGGCCTGTTCCTGATGGTCAAGAGCGTGCGTGAGCTGTCGCGCATGGCGGCCGATCCGCTGGGCACCGGCACGGCACAGGTGGGGCAGGTGTCGCTGGCGTCGGTGATCCTCCAGATCCCGCTGATCGACATCGTGTTCAGTCTGGACTCGGTCGTGACGGCCATCGGCGTGAGCGGGGTCGTGCCCGTGATGGTCACGGCGGTGGTGATCGCGGTGGTCATCATGATCGTCGCCAGCGGCCCGATCAGCGCCTTTCTCGACACGCACCCACCGCTGAAGCTGCTGGCCGCCGCGTTCCTGCTGCTGGTGGGCTCGAACCTCGTGGGCGATGCCTTCGGGGTGGGCGTACCCAGCGGCTACCTCTACTTCACGATGCTGTTCGCCGGGATCGTCATGCTGTTCACGGTGCGGGCGGCGCGGACGGTGCGCGCCCAGTACGTCGAGCAGGCCCGCGAGGACGTCAGGCGGGAACACGCGGCCCCTGGGGACCGCTGA
- a CDS encoding Hsp20/alpha crystallin family protein: MNEPVLARLHQLMTLREQVETLGTGGPWIPAADWTDEDTHLVLHLDVPGVAADTLELLEEGPTVTVAGERSAPGRLLGGDRPSGAFRRSLTFPQDVLPQTGEAQLAHGILTVRFQKRHPTIDVDAEHLDAGGDPGGHDAP; the protein is encoded by the coding sequence ATGAACGAGCCGGTACTCGCGCGACTGCACCAGCTGATGACCCTGCGGGAGCAGGTCGAGACCCTGGGCACGGGCGGCCCGTGGATCCCCGCCGCCGACTGGACGGACGAGGACACGCACCTGGTGCTGCATCTGGATGTTCCCGGTGTGGCGGCCGACACCCTGGAACTGCTGGAGGAGGGCCCCACCGTGACGGTGGCGGGCGAACGCAGCGCACCCGGTCGCCTGCTGGGCGGCGACCGGCCCTCAGGCGCGTTCCGCCGCTCGCTCACCTTCCCTCAGGACGTCCTGCCCCAGACCGGCGAGGCGCAGCTCGCCCACGGGATCCTGACGGTCCGGTTCCAGAAACGTCATCCGACCATCGACGTCGATGCCGAGCACCTGGATGCCGGTGGCGATCCGGGTGGCCACGACGCGCCGTGA
- a CDS encoding NPCBM/NEW2 domain-containing protein, which produces MDENSSGAPPSSGVWRWIGRHAAIVTVGLTGLAACGHAVPDSAGGSPTSRPLLTAQAIDPGDNTLSNEPFVAVTNGWGPVERNRSNGETGAADGRPITVDGTVYATGFGVHAASSMTFNVQGRCRTLTGTVGIDDEVGSRGSVVFQVFGDGVRLFDSGVLTGASPARAISVDITNRTELRLAVTDGGDGGSYDHADWAGTMLRACGAAPATVAPAPVVRLNAGGAAQTVDGVTWAACADVAACQGYVRGGFAYTPAVPPAIANPAPPANATVLQSEWTGGESQGIPAGASAFSFRIPVVNGPYQVRLQFAELSKTAPGQRVFDVRLENATVLSSFDVFQAAGGAARSVVRSFDVTVQDGAVDLDFIRGVENATVSAVEILPRTVAWTARTPAPSTLYEAQGAAVNGRLHVFGGFYTNLNGTKPAATRGAWVYDPATDRWATRREMPEALTHAGTAVDGAAIYVAGGFLGNHPGPQTAHVWRYDTVLDTWTAMPPLPAARGAGALVRLNRRLHYFGGTERSATGAYIRDTPEHWVLDLDAPTRWMPRAPLPRARNHLAGVVLGGLIYAVGGQSLGNEAYGNVTNVDRYDPSTDRWTAVAPLPMPLGHITASTVAWQQRLVTVGGVTTARTGGQNEGAESGAVLSYDPAANRWSARSALPAVRQSPVADVIADQLIVTTGATSSGPVDTTWLGR; this is translated from the coding sequence ATGGACGAGAACAGCAGTGGTGCCCCCCCGTCGAGCGGGGTGTGGCGGTGGATCGGCCGACACGCGGCCATCGTGACGGTGGGACTGACCGGCCTGGCTGCATGTGGCCACGCGGTTCCGGACAGCGCCGGCGGGTCACCGACCAGCCGTCCGCTCCTCACGGCCCAGGCCATCGATCCGGGTGACAACACCCTGAGCAACGAGCCGTTCGTGGCCGTGACAAACGGCTGGGGGCCGGTGGAGCGCAACCGGAGCAACGGAGAGACGGGCGCGGCGGACGGCCGCCCCATCACCGTGGACGGCACCGTCTACGCCACGGGATTCGGTGTCCATGCCGCGTCGTCGATGACCTTCAACGTTCAGGGGCGCTGCCGTACCCTCACCGGAACCGTCGGAATCGACGATGAGGTGGGCAGTCGCGGCAGCGTGGTGTTCCAGGTCTTCGGGGACGGTGTCCGACTCTTCGACAGCGGTGTGCTGACCGGAGCCAGTCCGGCCCGTGCCATCTCGGTCGACATCACGAACCGGACCGAACTGCGGCTTGCCGTGACCGACGGCGGCGACGGCGGGTCGTACGACCATGCCGACTGGGCCGGCACCATGCTCAGGGCGTGTGGCGCCGCTCCGGCCACGGTGGCCCCAGCACCGGTGGTACGTCTCAATGCCGGTGGAGCGGCCCAGACGGTCGACGGCGTGACGTGGGCGGCGTGCGCGGATGTGGCGGCGTGCCAGGGCTATGTGCGGGGCGGCTTCGCCTACACGCCGGCCGTTCCACCAGCCATCGCCAATCCCGCGCCCCCGGCCAACGCCACGGTGCTCCAGTCGGAATGGACCGGCGGTGAGTCGCAGGGCATTCCGGCGGGCGCCTCCGCGTTCAGCTTCCGCATTCCGGTCGTCAACGGCCCGTACCAGGTGCGGCTGCAGTTCGCGGAACTGAGCAAGACCGCGCCCGGTCAGCGGGTGTTCGACGTCCGGCTGGAGAACGCCACCGTGCTGAGCAGCTTCGACGTGTTCCAGGCGGCCGGCGGCGCGGCCCGCAGTGTGGTGCGCTCGTTCGACGTCACCGTGCAGGACGGTGCGGTCGACCTGGACTTCATCCGGGGCGTGGAGAACGCCACGGTGAGTGCCGTGGAGATCCTGCCCAGGACGGTGGCGTGGACGGCCCGTACGCCCGCGCCCAGCACGCTGTACGAGGCCCAGGGCGCCGCAGTGAACGGCAGGCTGCACGTGTTCGGCGGGTTCTACACCAACCTGAACGGGACGAAGCCCGCCGCGACGCGTGGGGCGTGGGTGTACGATCCCGCGACCGACCGCTGGGCGACCCGCCGCGAGATGCCCGAGGCCCTCACCCACGCCGGCACGGCCGTGGATGGCGCGGCCATCTATGTCGCCGGTGGATTCCTGGGCAACCATCCGGGGCCGCAGACGGCGCACGTGTGGCGGTACGACACGGTGCTCGACACCTGGACGGCGATGCCGCCGCTGCCGGCCGCGCGGGGTGCCGGCGCGCTGGTGCGCCTGAACCGGCGCCTGCACTATTTCGGCGGCACCGAGCGCAGCGCGACCGGGGCGTACATCCGCGACACGCCGGAGCACTGGGTGCTCGATCTCGATGCCCCCACCCGCTGGATGCCGCGGGCCCCCCTGCCCAGGGCGCGCAATCACCTGGCGGGTGTGGTGCTCGGCGGCCTGATCTATGCCGTCGGTGGACAGTCTCTGGGCAATGAGGCCTACGGCAACGTGACGAACGTCGATCGCTACGACCCGTCCACGGACCGCTGGACCGCGGTGGCCCCCCTGCCCATGCCGCTGGGGCACATCACGGCCTCCACGGTGGCGTGGCAGCAGCGGCTGGTGACGGTCGGAGGCGTGACCACGGCCCGGACCGGCGGGCAGAACGAGGGCGCGGAGTCGGGTGCGGTGCTGTCCTATGATCCGGCCGCGAACCGCTGGTCGGCGAGAAGCGCCCTGCCCGCCGTGCGGCAGTCTCCAGTCGCGGACGTCATCGCGGATCAGCTGATCGTCACCACCGGTGCAACGTCCAGTGGCCCGGTCGACACCACGTGGCTGGGCCGGTGA
- a CDS encoding methylmalonyl-CoA mutase family protein, protein MKTKNEWMHSVYSPAAQKFPERKYTFKNLSDMEPEPIYTADDLKDWDAERDLGYPGEFPYTRGVQPSVYRGKLWTMRMFAGFGSAEQTNQRFHALLGAGQTGLSTAFDLPTLMGYDSDHPFSRGEVGKCGVAVSSLADMEILFRGIDPTAVTTSMTINSPANAVWAMYIANAQKQGKDLGQVGGTIQNDILKEFIAQKEFIYPPAPSVKLVIDTFEWGPKVVPKWNFISVSGYHIREAGATGVQELAFTLADGFHYVEKALERGLDIDEFAPRISFFWDIHNDFFEEIAKLRAARRIWARQMRDRYGAKNPRSWMLRTHSQTAGVSLPAQQPLNNIARVAIQALAAVLGGTQSLHTDAFDEALALPTEEAATIALRTQQIIAYETGVAGVVDPLAGSYYVEKLTGDIEAAALGYIEQIRAMGGVEAGIDSGFFQLEMAEAAYRYQREVETKDRIVVGVNDFVQDAVEVPIQLIDPQVEKVQEARLAQVRRERDPARVDAALAALRDTAVTGANSMPAFLECAHAYATLGEQMDVLKGVYGVYTEPALV, encoded by the coding sequence ATGAAGACGAAGAACGAGTGGATGCACAGCGTCTACAGCCCCGCCGCACAGAAGTTCCCGGAGCGCAAGTACACCTTCAAGAACCTCTCGGACATGGAGCCAGAGCCGATCTACACGGCCGACGACCTGAAGGACTGGGACGCGGAACGCGACCTGGGCTATCCCGGCGAGTTCCCGTATACGCGTGGTGTACAGCCCAGCGTGTACCGGGGCAAGCTCTGGACGATGCGGATGTTCGCGGGCTTCGGCAGCGCCGAGCAGACCAACCAGCGCTTCCACGCGCTGCTGGGGGCCGGGCAGACCGGGCTCTCGACGGCCTTCGACCTCCCGACCCTGATGGGCTACGACTCGGATCATCCCTTCAGCCGCGGCGAGGTCGGCAAGTGCGGCGTGGCCGTGTCCTCGCTGGCCGACATGGAAATCCTGTTCCGGGGCATCGACCCCACCGCCGTCACCACGTCCATGACCATCAACAGCCCGGCCAACGCGGTCTGGGCCATGTACATCGCCAACGCGCAGAAACAGGGCAAGGATCTGGGACAGGTCGGCGGCACCATCCAGAACGACATCCTCAAGGAATTCATCGCGCAGAAGGAGTTCATCTATCCGCCCGCCCCCAGCGTGAAACTGGTCATCGACACCTTCGAGTGGGGCCCGAAGGTGGTGCCGAAGTGGAATTTCATCAGCGTGTCCGGCTACCACATCCGTGAGGCCGGGGCGACCGGCGTCCAGGAACTGGCGTTCACGCTCGCGGACGGGTTCCACTATGTCGAGAAGGCGCTGGAACGCGGACTGGACATCGATGAGTTCGCGCCCCGGATCTCCTTTTTCTGGGACATCCACAACGACTTCTTCGAGGAGATCGCCAAGCTGCGGGCGGCCCGCCGGATCTGGGCCCGGCAGATGCGCGACCGGTACGGTGCCAAAAATCCCCGGAGCTGGATGCTGCGCACCCACTCGCAGACGGCCGGCGTGAGCCTCCCCGCCCAGCAGCCACTGAACAATATCGCCCGCGTGGCCATCCAGGCCCTGGCCGCCGTGCTGGGCGGCACCCAGAGCCTGCACACCGACGCCTTCGACGAGGCGCTGGCCCTGCCGACCGAGGAGGCCGCGACCATCGCCCTGCGCACCCAGCAGATCATCGCGTATGAGACCGGCGTGGCCGGCGTGGTCGATCCGCTGGCCGGCAGCTACTACGTCGAGAAACTGACGGGCGACATCGAGGCGGCGGCGCTGGGCTACATCGAGCAGATCCGCGCCATGGGCGGCGTCGAGGCCGGCATCGATTCGGGCTTCTTCCAGCTGGAGATGGCCGAGGCCGCCTACCGCTACCAGCGGGAGGTCGAGACGAAAGACCGGATCGTGGTGGGCGTGAACGACTTCGTGCAGGACGCCGTCGAGGTGCCGATCCAGCTGATCGACCCCCAGGTCGAGAAGGTGCAGGAAGCGCGTCTGGCCCAGGTGCGGCGTGAGCGTGACCCTGCCCGCGTGGACGCCGCACTGGCGGCCCTGCGCGACACCGCCGTGACCGGCGCGAACTCCATGCCGGCCTTCCTGGAGTGTGCCCACGCCTACGCCACCCTGGGCGAGCAGATGGACGTGCTCAAGGGCGTCTATGGCGTGTATACCGAGCCTGCCCTGGTGTAG
- the typA gene encoding translational GTPase TypA — translation MEYRNIAIIAHVDHGKTTLVDALLRQTLELKHGEEITERAMDSNDLEKERGITILAKNTAVEYKGIKINIVDTPGHADFGGEVERVLGMVNGCLVLVDAAEGPMPQTRFVLRKAIELGLKPIVVINKIDRGDARPEEVVNLTFDLMAELGANDDQLDFPILYAIAREGKAYKDLDKPQDDMHELFDMVLEHIPAPATDLEAPFQMLVTNLDYNEYLGRIVLGRIQRGTVKKGEFVQLIHKDGTMTKSRVVQPFTHLGLRRIEVDQVSAGDIVALAGIEDAQIGETVADLADPEALPIITVDEPTVSMIFQPNTSPFAGKDGKYVTSRHLNDRLKREVMTNVSLKVEEIRPDEFKVSGRGELHLSILLETMRREGYEVQVGAPQVIIRDIDGEKHEPIEHLVLDMPESLSSAVIGVLGSRKGQMVNMEPMGSRVRVEFKIPSRALFGFRTQFLTMTQGEGIMSHIFDGYAPWAGEIKSRQNGSLVSMEDGPAFAYSIWKLQDRGAFFIDAGAEVYVGMIVGENAREQDMNVNVCKNKKLTNVRSSGADDALTLIPPRKLSLEDALEYISEDELVELTPHSIRLRKKVLNPSFRK, via the coding sequence ATGGAATACCGGAACATCGCCATCATTGCACACGTCGACCACGGCAAGACCACACTCGTGGACGCCCTGCTGCGCCAGACCCTGGAACTCAAGCACGGTGAGGAGATCACCGAGCGCGCCATGGATTCCAACGACCTCGAAAAGGAACGTGGCATCACAATTCTGGCCAAGAACACGGCCGTCGAGTACAAGGGCATCAAGATCAACATCGTGGACACGCCCGGTCACGCGGACTTCGGCGGGGAGGTCGAGCGCGTGCTGGGCATGGTGAACGGCTGCCTGGTGCTCGTGGACGCCGCCGAGGGGCCCATGCCCCAGACGCGCTTCGTGCTGCGCAAGGCCATCGAACTGGGCCTTAAGCCCATCGTGGTCATCAACAAGATCGACCGTGGCGACGCCCGCCCAGAAGAGGTCGTGAACCTGACCTTCGACCTGATGGCCGAACTCGGTGCCAACGACGACCAGCTGGATTTCCCGATCCTGTACGCCATCGCCCGCGAGGGCAAGGCCTACAAGGATCTGGACAAGCCCCAGGACGACATGCACGAGCTGTTCGACATGGTGCTGGAGCACATCCCCGCGCCCGCAACCGATCTGGAGGCCCCCTTCCAGATGCTCGTCACGAACCTCGACTACAACGAGTACCTGGGCCGCATCGTGCTGGGCCGCATTCAGCGCGGCACCGTCAAGAAGGGCGAGTTCGTGCAGCTGATCCACAAGGACGGCACCATGACCAAGTCCCGCGTGGTGCAGCCGTTCACGCACCTGGGCCTGCGCCGGATCGAGGTCGATCAGGTGAGCGCCGGGGACATCGTTGCCCTGGCCGGGATCGAGGACGCGCAGATCGGCGAGACCGTGGCCGACCTGGCCGATCCCGAGGCGCTGCCCATCATCACCGTGGACGAGCCGACCGTGAGCATGATCTTCCAGCCGAACACCAGCCCGTTTGCGGGCAAGGACGGCAAGTACGTCACCAGCCGTCACCTGAACGACCGCCTGAAGCGCGAGGTCATGACCAACGTGTCGCTGAAGGTCGAGGAGATCCGCCCCGACGAGTTCAAGGTCTCCGGACGCGGGGAGCTGCACCTGTCGATCCTGCTGGAGACCATGCGCCGCGAGGGCTACGAGGTGCAGGTCGGCGCTCCCCAGGTCATCATCCGCGACATCGACGGCGAGAAGCACGAGCCGATCGAGCATCTGGTGCTCGACATGCCCGAATCGCTCTCTAGCGCTGTGATCGGCGTGCTGGGCAGCCGCAAGGGCCAGATGGTGAACATGGAGCCCATGGGCAGCCGCGTGCGCGTGGAGTTCAAGATCCCCAGCCGCGCCCTGTTCGGCTTCCGCACCCAGTTCCTGACCATGACGCAGGGCGAGGGCATCATGAGCCACATCTTCGACGGCTACGCCCCGTGGGCCGGTGAGATCAAGAGCCGCCAGAACGGCTCACTGGTCAGCATGGAAGACGGCCCGGCCTTCGCGTACTCCATCTGGAAACTCCAGGATCGCGGCGCGTTCTTCATCGACGCCGGCGCGGAAGTCTACGTCGGCATGATCGTCGGCGAGAACGCCCGCGAGCAGGACATGAACGTGAACGTCTGCAAGAACAAGAAGCTCACGAACGTCCGCTCCAGCGGCGCCGACGACGCGCTGACCCTGATCCCCCCGCGCAAGCTGAGCCTGGAAGACGCGCTGGAGTACATCAGCGAGGACGAACTGGTGGAGCTGACCCCGCACTCCATCCGCCTGCGGAAGAAAGTGCTGAACCCCAGCTTCCGCAAGTAA
- the miaA gene encoding tRNA (adenosine(37)-N6)-dimethylallyltransferase MiaA: MIRVPILTAPTASGKSALAVRAALAAPVPVEIIAVDAFTVYRGLDIGTATPTVAERHGVPHHLLDIVDVTENYDVARFVADAEAAVQAIVDKGAVPLLVGGTGFYLRALQRGLPTTPPSDPEMRRAVEAELIARGLEALLAEIRAADPAEEARMQRNPRRVVRAVELLRRTGRVPGDYPLRPPAFACEVIAYGRAADETTHRIAERTLGMLRAGWPQEAAWLAAHVDPDTEPQPTVWQALGYRDALAVQRGHLSVGAAATRIDLATRQYVKRQATFIRTQLGATPLTEAEAARLLAARLAGGAGEV, from the coding sequence GTGATCCGCGTCCCGATCCTGACCGCGCCGACCGCCTCCGGGAAATCGGCGCTGGCCGTCCGGGCGGCGCTGGCTGCACCGGTTCCGGTCGAGATCATCGCGGTCGACGCCTTCACGGTCTACCGGGGCCTGGACATCGGCACGGCCACCCCCACGGTCGCCGAACGTCACGGGGTGCCCCACCATCTGCTCGATATCGTGGACGTGACAGAGAACTATGACGTGGCCCGATTCGTGGCGGATGCCGAGGCGGCCGTCCAGGCCATCGTGGACAAGGGCGCCGTGCCCCTGCTCGTCGGCGGCACCGGCTTCTACCTGCGGGCCCTGCAGCGCGGCCTGCCCACCACGCCGCCGTCGGATCCCGAGATGCGGCGCGCCGTCGAGGCCGAGTTGATTGCCCGTGGGCTGGAGGCCCTGCTGGCCGAGATCCGCGCCGCTGATCCGGCGGAGGAGGCCCGGATGCAGCGCAATCCCCGTCGGGTCGTCCGGGCCGTGGAACTGCTGCGGCGCACCGGGCGTGTGCCGGGGGACTACCCACTGCGGCCACCGGCCTTTGCGTGCGAGGTGATCGCGTACGGGCGTGCGGCGGACGAGACCACCCACCGGATCGCGGAGCGCACCCTCGGCATGCTGCGTGCAGGCTGGCCGCAGGAGGCGGCGTGGCTCGCCGCGCATGTCGATCCGGACACCGAGCCGCAGCCGACCGTGTGGCAGGCACTGGGCTACCGGGACGCCCTGGCGGTGCAGCGCGGACACCTCTCCGTCGGGGCGGCGGCCACACGGATCGACCTTGCCACGCGGCAGTATGTGAAACGGCAGGCCACCTTCATCCGGACCCAGCTCGGGGCCACGCCGCTCACCGAGGCGGAGGCCGCGCGGCTGCTCGCGGCGCGCCTGGCCGGGGGTGCCGGCGAGGTCTAG
- the glgC gene encoding glucose-1-phosphate adenylyltransferase encodes MKPRVLGMILAGGQGSRLAPLTQKRSKPAVPFGSKYRIIDFAINNFINSGVFSIYVLTQYKAQSLTEHIQRGWRFGTFLSDYFITLVPAQMYRFEELGPVWYRGTADAVYQNLHLIDNHDSDYVAIFSGDHIYKMNVEHMLQHHIDTRADLTIAAYPMPQSQAHQFGIMHVDDRWKVTDFLEKPKDPPAIPGQPGMSLTSMGNYIFSRRALEELLETNMAGGEEGFDFGGDVIPRALADGYNVQAYDYHRNPVPGQVGPNTYWRDVGTLDAYYEANMDLVSVNPEFDLYNPEWVLRTSSEFSPPAKFVHETDGRKGQAFNSIMAGGCILSGGTVRDSVLGRSVRTHSYSLVESSVLFDDVEVGRNSHVRNAIIDKNVQLPPGTKIGLDVEHDRARGFTVTDKGVVVVPKSYTF; translated from the coding sequence ATGAAACCACGTGTCCTGGGCATGATTCTCGCGGGCGGGCAGGGTTCACGTCTCGCGCCGCTCACGCAGAAGCGCAGCAAGCCCGCCGTGCCGTTCGGCAGCAAGTACCGCATCATCGATTTTGCCATCAACAACTTCATCAACTCGGGTGTGTTCAGCATCTACGTCCTCACGCAGTACAAGGCGCAGAGCCTGACGGAGCACATCCAGCGCGGATGGCGCTTCGGCACGTTCCTGAGCGACTATTTCATCACGCTGGTGCCGGCCCAGATGTACCGCTTCGAGGAACTCGGCCCGGTGTGGTACCGGGGCACCGCCGACGCCGTGTACCAGAACCTGCACCTGATCGACAACCACGACTCGGACTACGTGGCGATCTTCAGCGGCGACCACATCTACAAGATGAACGTCGAGCACATGCTGCAGCACCACATCGACACGCGCGCCGACCTGACCATCGCGGCGTACCCCATGCCGCAGTCGCAGGCCCACCAGTTCGGCATCATGCACGTCGATGACCGCTGGAAGGTCACGGACTTCCTGGAAAAGCCCAAGGATCCGCCCGCGATCCCCGGCCAGCCCGGCATGAGCCTGACCAGCATGGGCAACTACATCTTCTCGCGCCGGGCCCTGGAGGAACTGCTGGAGACCAACATGGCCGGCGGCGAGGAGGGATTCGACTTCGGCGGTGACGTGATCCCACGCGCCCTGGCCGACGGCTACAACGTGCAGGCCTACGACTACCACCGCAACCCGGTGCCCGGTCAGGTCGGCCCGAACACGTACTGGCGCGACGTCGGCACCCTGGACGCCTATTACGAGGCGAACATGGATCTGGTGAGCGTGAATCCCGAGTTCGACCTGTACAACCCCGAATGGGTGCTGCGCACCAGCAGTGAGTTCAGCCCGCCCGCTAAATTCGTTCACGAGACCGACGGCCGCAAGGGCCAGGCCTTCAACTCGATCATGGCCGGGGGCTGCATCCTGAGCGGCGGTACCGTCCGCGACTCGGTGCTGGGACGATCCGTCCGGACGCACTCGTACTCGCTCGTCGAGAGCAGCGTCCTGTTCGACGACGTCGAGGTCGGCCGCAATTCACACGTCCGCAACGCGATCATCGACAAGAACGTCCAGCTGCCGCCCGGCACCAAGATCGGCCTGGATGTCGAGCACGACCGGGCCCGGGGCTTCACGGTCACCGACAAGGGCGTCGTGGTGGTGCCCAAGAGCTACACCTTCTAG
- a CDS encoding AI-2E family transporter: MSRPPVSIHVINLQPVALTVIGVLLLLLFFSQVAPSLLAITLAIILATALNPLARTLERWMPRAAAGTLTVLLVVVAVLGLAYVAVPPVVRQLSGLNSGATLNLGVIEQSIDAWLDRHPDVDSVVPEGAVGQLSQQVSALTKKMTAMLPSVLGLVAGGLATALVTLVMVVFALGNPVPLVNGVLGAVPPTHRLKAARALAQVLRHMGAWGRATLLIMAVTGTITAGGFLVLGVENWLVFGILAALGELVPTIGPIVATLPPVLFTLAEDPQKALLVLVFVLVFQQLEGFVLAPFLVGGAGQLHPLSVTVGVVLFGGVFGLVGAFLTVPFLIVIKALYQHSYLCDAPDIPDAVAMALISGVVEDQLTREDEARAEAQKAATEARDAALARQMERGELDLEAVLEPQDDGRVPGRAAPEP, from the coding sequence GTGAGCCGTCCGCCCGTGTCCATCCACGTCATCAACCTGCAGCCGGTCGCGCTGACCGTGATCGGCGTGCTGCTCCTGCTGCTGTTTTTCAGTCAGGTGGCGCCGTCGCTGCTGGCGATCACGCTGGCGATCATCCTGGCCACGGCCCTCAATCCGCTGGCCCGCACGCTGGAACGCTGGATGCCGCGTGCGGCGGCCGGCACACTGACCGTGCTGCTGGTCGTGGTGGCCGTCCTGGGGCTCGCGTACGTGGCCGTTCCCCCGGTGGTAAGACAGCTCAGCGGCCTGAACTCCGGCGCGACCCTGAACCTGGGGGTCATAGAGCAGAGCATCGATGCGTGGCTCGACCGGCACCCCGACGTGGACAGCGTCGTGCCCGAGGGGGCGGTCGGCCAGCTCAGCCAGCAGGTCAGTGCCCTGACCAAGAAGATGACCGCCATGCTGCCCAGTGTGCTCGGACTGGTCGCCGGGGGACTGGCGACCGCGCTGGTCACGCTGGTCATGGTGGTGTTTGCGCTCGGGAACCCCGTGCCGCTGGTGAACGGCGTGCTGGGGGCGGTGCCGCCCACACACCGCCTCAAGGCGGCGAGGGCGCTGGCACAGGTGCTCCGGCACATGGGGGCGTGGGGCCGGGCCACCCTGCTGATCATGGCCGTGACCGGCACCATCACGGCCGGCGGCTTTCTCGTGCTGGGCGTGGAGAACTGGCTGGTGTTCGGGATTCTCGCCGCACTGGGAGAACTCGTGCCCACCATCGGGCCGATCGTGGCCACCCTGCCGCCGGTGCTGTTCACGCTGGCCGAAGACCCGCAGAAGGCGCTGCTGGTGCTGGTGTTCGTGCTCGTCTTCCAGCAGCTGGAGGGCTTCGTGCTCGCGCCATTCCTGGTCGGTGGGGCGGGACAGCTGCACCCGCTGTCGGTCACGGTCGGGGTGGTGCTGTTCGGCGGCGTGTTCGGACTGGTGGGCGCGTTCCTGACGGTGCCCTTCCTCATCGTGATCAAGGCGCTGTACCAGCATTCCTACCTGTGCGACGCCCCGGACATCCCGGATGCCGTGGCCATGGCCCTGATCAGCGGCGTGGTGGAGGATCAGCTGACCCGCGAGGACGAGGCCCGTGCCGAGGCGCAGAAGGCCGCGACCGAGGCCCGGGACGCTGCGCTGGCCCGGCAGATGGAGCGAGGTGAACTGGATCTGGAGGCCGTGCTGGAACCGCAGGACGACGGCCGTGTTCCTGGCCGGGCGGCGCCCGAACCGTAA